The Leifsonia williamsii genome includes a region encoding these proteins:
- a CDS encoding LacI family DNA-binding transcriptional regulator — MAGIEEVARATGVSTATVSRALRGLPNVSDKTRAAVRRAADELGYVASSSASGLASGRTLALGVVVPSVSRWFYTQVLEGVDSELRAASYDMILFNLGGHRGDRERVFHRSILRKRTDALLALCLDFTTDEREQLSSVGHPTIVVGGPVMGLRSVGIDEEATARAATEHLLALGHTDIAHLGGEDEEGLNSQVPIGRQRGFAQAMRAAGLPVRPEWIIPGGFTLPAGRAAMNRLLDRPGPRPTAVFAGSDEMAFGAILAAADHGLRVPDDLSVIGIDDHDHAASFGLTTMAQSPFQQGAQATRILLDELGGGEPLPGSVLAPATLVVRSSTAPPRAAQRGPSAT; from the coding sequence ATGGCAGGGATCGAGGAGGTCGCACGCGCGACCGGCGTCTCGACGGCCACCGTCTCGCGGGCGCTGCGCGGCCTGCCCAACGTCTCGGACAAGACGCGGGCGGCCGTGCGGCGCGCCGCGGACGAGCTCGGCTACGTCGCGTCGTCGAGCGCGTCCGGCCTGGCGAGCGGGCGCACGCTGGCGCTCGGAGTGGTGGTGCCGTCGGTCAGCCGGTGGTTCTATACGCAGGTGCTGGAGGGCGTCGACTCCGAGCTGCGCGCGGCCAGCTACGACATGATCCTGTTCAACCTGGGCGGCCACCGCGGCGACCGGGAGCGGGTCTTCCACCGCAGCATCCTGCGCAAGCGTACGGACGCTCTGTTGGCGCTCTGCCTCGACTTCACCACGGACGAGCGCGAGCAGCTCTCCTCCGTCGGGCACCCGACGATCGTCGTCGGCGGCCCGGTGATGGGCCTGCGCAGCGTCGGCATCGACGAGGAGGCGACGGCCAGGGCCGCGACGGAGCACCTCCTCGCGCTCGGTCACACCGACATCGCCCACCTGGGCGGCGAGGACGAGGAGGGCCTCAACAGCCAGGTGCCGATCGGGCGCCAGCGCGGCTTCGCGCAGGCGATGCGCGCGGCGGGGCTCCCGGTGCGGCCGGAGTGGATCATCCCGGGCGGTTTCACGCTGCCTGCGGGACGTGCGGCGATGAACCGGCTGCTCGACCGCCCTGGGCCGCGGCCCACCGCGGTGTTCGCCGGGTCGGACGAGATGGCGTTCGGCGCCATCCTCGCCGCGGCCGACCACGGGCTCCGGGTGCCGGACGACCTCTCGGTCATCGGCATCGACGACCACGACCACGCGGCATCGTTCGGCCTCACCACGATGGCGCAGTCCCCGTTCCAGCAGGGCGCGCAGGCCACGCGCATCCTCCTCGACGAGCTCGGCGGCGGGGAGCCGCTGCCCGGATCGG
- a CDS encoding carbohydrate ABC transporter permease, whose product MTATAGPATATAEANALPRTQKRRGFQVRQRNQSVRTGVQAIVIVLWCLLPFYWMVVTSFRDVGYTNDNTPWFTHVTLDNYITAFSTRLGNHLAQALLNSLFIGICVTIVSLVVGIFASYALARLDFKMKGIVLGIILAASMFPGVALITPLFQLFTNIGWMGTYQALIIPQISFALPLTVYTLVSFFREMPWDLEEAARIDGCTQAQAFRKIILPLAAPAVFTTAILAFISSWNEFLISSQLSSDATQPVTVAIASFTGSQPHQEPYTTVMAAGTIVTVPLIILVLIFQRRIVAGLTAGGVKG is encoded by the coding sequence ATGACCGCCACCGCCGGCCCCGCCACGGCCACCGCCGAGGCCAACGCCCTCCCGCGCACGCAGAAGCGACGCGGGTTCCAGGTCCGTCAGCGCAATCAGAGTGTGCGTACCGGTGTGCAGGCGATCGTGATCGTGTTGTGGTGTCTGCTGCCGTTCTACTGGATGGTGGTGACCTCGTTCCGTGATGTCGGGTACACCAACGACAACACGCCGTGGTTCACGCATGTGACGCTGGACAACTACATCACCGCGTTCTCCACCCGGCTGGGCAACCACCTCGCGCAGGCGCTGCTGAACTCCCTGTTCATCGGCATCTGCGTCACGATCGTGTCGCTGGTGGTCGGCATCTTCGCCTCCTACGCGCTGGCCCGGCTGGACTTCAAGATGAAGGGCATCGTGCTGGGCATCATCCTGGCCGCGTCGATGTTCCCGGGCGTTGCGCTGATCACGCCGCTGTTCCAGCTGTTCACCAACATCGGTTGGATGGGCACCTACCAGGCGCTGATCATCCCGCAGATCTCCTTCGCCCTCCCGTTGACGGTGTACACGCTGGTGTCGTTCTTCCGCGAGATGCCGTGGGACCTGGAGGAGGCCGCCCGGATCGACGGCTGCACCCAGGCGCAGGCGTTCCGCAAGATCATCCTGCCGCTGGCCGCGCCGGCGGTGTTCACGACCGCGATCCTGGCGTTCATCTCGTCCTGGAACGAGTTCCTGATCTCCAGCCAGCTCTCCAGCGACGCGACCCAACCGGTCACCGTCGCGATCGCGTCGTTCACCGGCAGCCAGCCGCACCAGGAGCCGTACACGACCGTCATGGCCGCCGGCACCATCGTCACCGTGCCACTGATCATCCTCGTGCTGATCTTCCAGCGCCGCATCGTCGCCGGCCTCACCGCCGGCGGCGTGAAAGGCTGA
- a CDS encoding carbohydrate ABC transporter permease, whose protein sequence is MSTSNVVAPPSTSSGRPPVRQGIKKNRAQQSRWALYLILPTLVLLAVVIGYPIVQAIIMSFEKDAGLDPATGLFVQGGFAGFQNYAHWLFQQCMGADGNTIPCPPGNLGAGFWNATFVTFFFTVTTVILETLLGLWFALIMNRAFRGRGFVRAAILIPWAIPTAVTAKLWFFIFSVAGVANAVLNTHILWTSDEWASRFAVIIADTWKTTPFMALLILAGLQIIPEEVYEAAKVDGASTWQRFWRVTMPLLKPALMVAILFRVLDALRIFDLPFILTGGGGGSGNATTTLSILVILQIRQGFNSAAALSTITFIIIFLVALIFVRLLGTNVVRTQEAQQKGAKA, encoded by the coding sequence ATGTCAACGTCGAACGTCGTCGCCCCGCCGTCCACCTCCTCTGGCAGGCCACCGGTCCGCCAGGGCATCAAGAAGAACCGCGCGCAGCAGAGCCGCTGGGCGCTCTACCTGATCCTCCCCACGCTCGTCCTGCTCGCCGTGGTCATCGGGTACCCGATCGTTCAGGCGATCATCATGTCGTTCGAGAAGGACGCCGGCCTCGACCCGGCGACCGGCCTGTTCGTGCAGGGCGGCTTCGCGGGCTTCCAGAACTACGCCCACTGGCTGTTCCAGCAGTGCATGGGCGCCGACGGCAACACCATCCCCTGCCCCCCTGGCAACCTGGGCGCCGGCTTCTGGAACGCGACCTTCGTCACCTTCTTCTTCACCGTGACGACGGTGATCCTCGAGACCCTCCTCGGCCTCTGGTTCGCCCTCATCATGAACCGCGCCTTCCGCGGCCGCGGCTTCGTCCGCGCCGCGATCCTGATCCCGTGGGCCATCCCGACCGCCGTCACCGCGAAGCTCTGGTTCTTCATCTTCTCGGTCGCCGGTGTCGCGAACGCGGTGCTCAACACACACATCCTCTGGACGAGCGACGAATGGGCGTCGCGGTTCGCGGTCATCATCGCGGACACCTGGAAGACGACGCCGTTCATGGCGCTGCTGATCCTCGCCGGCCTGCAGATCATCCCCGAGGAGGTCTACGAGGCGGCCAAGGTCGACGGCGCGAGCACCTGGCAGCGCTTCTGGCGGGTGACCATGCCGCTGCTCAAGCCGGCGCTGATGGTCGCCATCCTGTTCCGCGTGCTCGACGCGCTGCGCATCTTCGACCTGCCGTTCATCCTCACCGGTGGAGGCGGAGGCTCCGGCAATGCGACGACGACGCTGTCGATCCTCGTGATCCTCCAGATCCGCCAGGGCTTCAACAGCGCTGCCGCCCTGTCGACCATCACGTTCATCATCATCTTCCTGGTCGCCCTGATCTTCGTCCGCCTCCTTGGCACGAACGTCGTCAGAACGCAGGAAGCCCAGCAGAAGGGGGCGAAGGCATGA
- a CDS encoding ABC transporter substrate-binding protein, protein MKAARLSVVAGVALVGLALAGCTGGGSGGSGGGGDANSGLDSKGPITYVQGKDNSNVVRPLVDKWNASHPDEKVTFKEQTDKADQQHDDLVQHFQAKDSNYDVVDVDVVWTGEFAAKGWLQPLTGKLKMDNSKLLEPTVKSGTYNGTQYAAPQTSDGGILYYRKDLVPEAPTTWEAMLKDCDIAKAKGIGCYAGQFAQYEGLTVNVAEAINTDGGTIVGEDGKKVTVDSPEAKKGLSRLVDGFKNGQIPAEAITYQEEQGRQAFEAGKLMFLRNWPYVYNLAKTDGESTVKDTFGIAPLPGVTEGKPGVSSLGGHNAAISVYSKHKATAFEFLKFLQSEETQKFFVTQGSLAPVVASLYDDAQLNSQLPYLSTLKTSIENAVPRPVSPFYPAITKAVQDNSYAALKGDKTVDEALKDMASAIQTASAG, encoded by the coding sequence ATGAAAGCAGCACGTCTCTCCGTGGTCGCAGGAGTGGCCCTTGTCGGCCTCGCTCTGGCGGGATGCACGGGCGGAGGTTCGGGAGGCAGCGGGGGCGGCGGCGACGCCAACTCGGGCCTCGACAGCAAGGGACCGATCACGTACGTGCAGGGCAAGGACAACTCCAACGTCGTCCGCCCCCTCGTCGACAAGTGGAACGCGTCCCACCCCGATGAGAAGGTCACCTTCAAGGAGCAGACCGACAAGGCCGACCAGCAGCACGACGACCTCGTGCAGCACTTCCAGGCCAAGGACTCCAACTACGACGTCGTGGACGTCGACGTGGTGTGGACCGGTGAGTTCGCGGCCAAGGGCTGGCTGCAGCCGCTGACCGGCAAGCTCAAGATGGACAACTCGAAGCTGCTGGAGCCGACCGTCAAGTCGGGCACCTACAACGGCACGCAGTACGCGGCGCCGCAGACCTCCGACGGCGGCATCCTGTACTACCGCAAGGACCTCGTGCCAGAGGCGCCGACGACGTGGGAGGCGATGCTCAAGGACTGCGACATCGCGAAGGCGAAGGGCATCGGCTGCTACGCCGGTCAGTTCGCGCAGTACGAGGGCCTGACCGTGAACGTCGCCGAGGCGATCAACACCGACGGCGGCACGATCGTCGGCGAGGACGGCAAGAAGGTCACGGTCGACAGCCCGGAGGCCAAGAAGGGCCTGTCGCGTCTGGTGGACGGCTTCAAGAACGGGCAGATTCCGGCCGAGGCCATCACCTACCAGGAGGAGCAGGGCCGCCAGGCGTTCGAGGCCGGCAAGCTGATGTTCCTGCGCAACTGGCCGTACGTGTACAACCTGGCCAAGACCGACGGCGAGTCGACCGTGAAGGACACCTTCGGGATCGCTCCGCTCCCGGGCGTCACCGAGGGCAAGCCGGGCGTCTCCAGCCTGGGCGGTCACAACGCGGCGATCAGCGTGTACTCCAAGCACAAGGCCACCGCATTCGAGTTCCTGAAGTTCCTGCAGAGCGAGGAGACGCAGAAGTTCTTCGTCACGCAGGGCTCGCTGGCACCCGTGGTGGCGTCGCTGTACGACGACGCGCAGCTCAACTCCCAGCTGCCGTACCTGTCGACGCTGAAGACCTCGATCGAGAACGCGGTGCCGCGGCCGGTGTCGCCGTTCTACCCGGCCATCACCAAGGCCGTGCAGGACAACTCGTACGCCGCCCTGAAGGGCGACAAGACGGTCGACGAGGCGCTGAAGGACATGGCGTCGGCCATCCAGACGGCGTCCGCCGGCTAG
- a CDS encoding ABC transporter ATP-binding protein yields MAGAGGGGGGGMRSRISASDADAQKALNATAPRIPNLFRRIVALFAPHKAAIIVTMVLVLAGAALSVVPPLLTERAFDQGLFPTSGGGPNVPVLTEIVIAMIVVFVGSALLGVWQTYLTASVGNKVMGALRVRLFSHLQSMELSFFTRTKTGIIQSRLQNDVGGVANVLTNTMSSILGNTVTVIAALVAMILLNWQLTIVAVILMPILVIAQRRVGQVRARIATKTQESLSDMTAITQETLSVSGILLSKSFNRQAAEVERYSDENRNQIRLQVSQAMSGQWFFAMVNIFLSSIPAIVYLISGWLILGGAADITAGTIVAFTTVQARLLFPLLALMRVSLDLQTSSALFARIFEYLDLKPAIADRPDAAPVDPSRELGRIEFDHVVFRYPDAREGERNTLDDVSFVIEPGEFAAFVGPSGAGKTTVSYLIPRFYDATSGRILFGDADLRDLQQDSLVSHIGVVSQETYLFHASIAENLRYARPDATQEELEEAARRANIHDTIAGFPDGYDTVVGERGYRLSGGEKQRIAIARVLLKDPEVLILDEATSALDTISERVVQQALDTASRGRTTIAIAHRLSTIVAADIIFVVDHGQVVERGTHRELLEVGGVYARLYREQTEGALLEE; encoded by the coding sequence ATGGCCGGTGCCGGCGGCGGCGGCGGAGGCGGCATGCGGTCGCGGATCAGCGCGAGCGATGCCGACGCGCAGAAGGCCCTCAACGCGACGGCCCCGCGGATCCCGAACCTGTTCCGTCGGATCGTCGCCCTCTTCGCCCCGCACAAGGCCGCGATCATCGTCACCATGGTGCTGGTGCTCGCGGGCGCCGCGCTGTCGGTCGTCCCGCCGCTGCTGACCGAGCGCGCCTTCGACCAGGGGCTGTTCCCGACCTCGGGAGGCGGGCCGAACGTCCCCGTGCTGACCGAGATCGTGATCGCGATGATCGTCGTGTTCGTCGGCTCGGCGCTGCTCGGCGTCTGGCAGACCTACCTCACCGCCTCCGTCGGCAACAAGGTGATGGGCGCCCTCCGCGTGCGCCTGTTCTCGCACCTGCAGTCGATGGAGCTGAGCTTCTTCACCCGCACGAAGACCGGCATCATCCAGTCGCGCCTGCAGAACGACGTGGGCGGGGTGGCGAACGTGCTCACCAACACCATGTCGAGCATCCTCGGCAACACGGTGACGGTGATCGCGGCCCTCGTCGCGATGATCCTTCTCAACTGGCAGCTGACGATCGTCGCGGTCATCCTGATGCCGATCCTCGTCATCGCGCAGCGCCGCGTGGGGCAGGTGCGTGCGCGCATCGCGACGAAGACGCAGGAGTCGCTGTCGGACATGACCGCGATCACCCAGGAGACGCTGAGCGTGTCCGGCATCCTGCTGTCGAAGAGCTTCAACCGGCAGGCGGCCGAGGTGGAGCGGTACTCCGACGAGAACCGCAACCAGATCCGGCTCCAGGTGTCGCAGGCGATGAGCGGCCAGTGGTTCTTCGCGATGGTCAACATCTTCCTGTCGTCCATCCCCGCGATCGTCTACCTGATCTCGGGCTGGCTGATCCTCGGCGGGGCCGCCGACATCACCGCGGGCACCATCGTCGCCTTCACGACCGTGCAGGCGCGCCTCCTCTTCCCGCTGCTCGCCCTCATGCGCGTCTCGCTCGACCTGCAGACCTCGTCGGCGCTCTTCGCCCGCATCTTCGAGTACCTCGACCTGAAGCCCGCCATCGCCGACCGGCCGGACGCGGCGCCGGTCGACCCGTCGCGCGAGCTGGGCCGCATCGAGTTCGACCATGTCGTCTTCCGCTACCCGGATGCGAGGGAGGGGGAGCGCAACACCCTCGACGACGTCTCGTTCGTCATCGAGCCGGGCGAGTTCGCCGCCTTCGTCGGCCCGAGCGGCGCCGGCAAGACCACGGTCTCGTACCTGATCCCGCGGTTCTACGACGCGACCTCCGGCCGCATCCTGTTCGGCGACGCCGACCTCCGCGACCTGCAGCAGGACTCGCTGGTCTCGCACATCGGGGTGGTCAGCCAGGAGACCTACCTCTTCCACGCCTCCATCGCCGAGAACCTGCGGTACGCCCGTCCCGACGCGACCCAGGAGGAGCTGGAGGAGGCGGCCCGCCGCGCCAACATCCACGACACGATCGCGGGCTTCCCCGACGGCTACGACACCGTCGTGGGCGAGCGCGGCTATCGGCTCTCCGGCGGCGAGAAGCAGCGCATCGCGATCGCCCGCGTGCTGCTGAAGGACCCGGAGGTGCTCATCCTCGACGAGGCGACCAGCGCCCTCGACACCATCTCGGAGCGCGTCGTGCAGCAGGCCCTCGACACGGCCTCCCGCGGCCGCACCACCATCGCGATCGCCCACCGCCTCTCCACGATCGTGGCCGCCGACATCATCTTCGTCGTCGACCACGGCCAGGTCGTCGAGCGCGGGACGCACCGCGAACTGCTCGAGGTCGGCGGCGTCTACGCGCGGCTCTACCGCGAGCAGACCGAGGGCGCGCTGCTGGAGGAGTGA
- a CDS encoding nuclear transport factor 2 family protein encodes MTTIPELLHANLHDVFGNRDAATRRAAIDRIYAEDVVFTDPEGEVRGRDALEQKAAGLLASVPEAFAFAEDGPQYLSETAGVLAWTFGPEGAPAVRGVDVIRVADGRIVSLLTVLAPSEG; translated from the coding sequence ATGACCACCATCCCCGAGCTCCTGCACGCGAACCTCCACGACGTGTTCGGCAACCGCGACGCGGCGACCCGGCGCGCGGCGATCGACCGCATCTACGCGGAGGACGTCGTCTTCACCGATCCCGAGGGGGAGGTGCGCGGGCGCGACGCGCTCGAGCAGAAGGCGGCGGGACTGCTGGCGAGCGTCCCGGAGGCCTTCGCGTTCGCCGAGGACGGGCCGCAGTACCTCTCCGAGACCGCCGGCGTGCTGGCCTGGACCTTCGGACCGGAGGGCGCCCCGGCCGTGCGCGGGGTCGACGTCATCCGGGTGGCAGACGGGCGCATCGTGTCGCTGCTGACGGTGCTGGCGCCCTCCGAGGGCTGA
- a CDS encoding Nramp family divalent metal transporter — protein sequence MAVDVGERTTRAPLRLLLLLGPAFVAAIAYVDPGNVAANLTAGARYGYLLVWVLVAANAIAVFIQYQSAKLGLVTGRSLPELLGARLGTGTRRAFWVQAELVAAATDIAEVIGGAIALNLLFGLPLPLGGLIVGVAAIAILAVQSRRGQRPFEAIILGLLGVIAVGFLAGLVVSPVDWGAAAGGLVPRFDGAPTVLLAASMLGATVMPHAIYLHSALARDRHGIAAERGRLRELLRATRVDVVLALILAGAVNIAMLLLAASSLRGVDGTDTIQGAHAAIASALGPAVGVIFAVGLLASGLASTSVGSYAGATIMGGLLHVRVPLLARRVITLVPAIVILALGVEPTWALVLSQVFLSLGIPFAMIPLLRLTGSRAVMGEHVNPLWVRIAGGAVAALVVLLNLALVVLTLVG from the coding sequence ATGGCCGTCGACGTGGGCGAGCGCACCACGCGCGCACCCCTGCGCCTGCTCCTTCTGCTCGGCCCCGCGTTCGTCGCCGCCATCGCCTACGTCGACCCCGGCAACGTGGCGGCGAACCTGACGGCCGGCGCCCGTTACGGCTACCTGCTCGTGTGGGTGCTCGTCGCGGCGAACGCCATCGCGGTCTTCATCCAGTACCAGTCGGCGAAGCTGGGGCTGGTCACCGGACGCAGCCTCCCCGAGCTCCTCGGCGCCCGGCTCGGCACCGGGACGCGCCGGGCGTTCTGGGTGCAGGCCGAGCTCGTCGCCGCCGCGACCGACATCGCCGAGGTGATCGGCGGCGCCATCGCGCTGAATCTGCTGTTCGGCCTCCCGCTCCCGCTCGGCGGGCTGATCGTCGGCGTCGCCGCCATCGCGATCCTGGCCGTGCAGTCGCGCCGGGGGCAGCGGCCCTTCGAGGCGATCATCCTCGGGCTGCTCGGCGTGATCGCCGTCGGCTTCCTCGCCGGGCTCGTCGTCAGCCCGGTCGACTGGGGCGCGGCCGCGGGCGGCCTGGTCCCGCGCTTCGACGGCGCGCCCACGGTCCTGCTCGCGGCGAGCATGCTGGGTGCGACCGTGATGCCGCATGCGATCTATCTGCACTCGGCCCTCGCGCGCGACCGGCACGGCATCGCGGCGGAGCGCGGGAGGCTGCGGGAGCTGCTCCGGGCGACCCGGGTGGACGTCGTGCTCGCGCTGATCCTCGCCGGTGCCGTCAACATCGCGATGCTCCTGCTCGCCGCGTCGTCGCTGCGCGGCGTCGACGGCACCGACACGATCCAGGGCGCGCACGCCGCCATCGCCTCCGCGCTCGGACCGGCGGTCGGCGTGATCTTCGCGGTCGGCCTGCTCGCCTCGGGCCTCGCCTCCACCTCGGTCGGCAGCTACGCGGGCGCGACGATCATGGGCGGCCTGCTGCACGTCCGGGTGCCCCTGCTCGCGCGCCGCGTCATCACGCTCGTGCCGGCGATCGTCATCCTGGCGCTCGGCGTGGAGCCGACCTGGGCCCTGGTGCTGTCGCAGGTCTTCCTCAGCCTCGGCATCCCGTTCGCGATGATCCCGCTGCTGCGCCTGACCGGCTCCCGCGCCGTCATGGGCGAGCACGTGAACCCGTTGTGGGTGCGGATCGCGGGAGGTGCGGTGGCGGCGCTCGTGGTCCTCCTGAACCTCGCGCTCGTCGTGCTCACCCTGGTGGGCTAG
- a CDS encoding metal-dependent transcriptional regulator yields MPVSDLSSVAQDYLKLIWSATEWEGDPVTVKQLSSRMGVRAATVSDAIRRLAEQGLVAHEPYGGIELTEAGRRHAVQMVRRHRLIETFLVAELGYGWDEVHDEAEVLEHAVSDELVARIDRRLGHPARDPHGDPIPTADGEPRRPAAVALLSAPAGVPLTVARISDADPAVLRYLGERGLRLDAVLQVDEHRAFAGDVTVLIDGATIVLGATAAAAVWVATAS; encoded by the coding sequence ATGCCTGTCTCCGACCTCTCGTCCGTCGCGCAGGACTACCTCAAGCTGATCTGGTCGGCCACTGAATGGGAGGGCGACCCGGTCACGGTGAAGCAGCTCTCCTCGCGGATGGGCGTGCGCGCCGCGACCGTCTCCGACGCGATCCGCCGGCTCGCCGAGCAGGGTCTGGTCGCGCACGAGCCGTACGGCGGCATCGAGCTGACCGAAGCCGGGCGGCGGCACGCGGTGCAGATGGTGCGGCGGCACCGGCTGATCGAGACGTTCCTCGTGGCCGAGCTCGGCTACGGCTGGGACGAGGTGCACGACGAGGCGGAGGTGCTGGAGCACGCCGTCTCGGACGAGCTGGTCGCCCGGATCGACAGGCGGCTCGGGCACCCGGCTCGCGACCCGCACGGGGACCCGATCCCGACGGCCGATGGCGAGCCACGGCGGCCCGCGGCGGTGGCGCTGCTCTCGGCGCCCGCGGGCGTGCCGCTCACGGTCGCGCGGATCTCGGACGCGGACCCTGCGGTGCTCCGCTATCTCGGCGAGCGCGGCCTCCGGCTCGATGCGGTCCTGCAGGTGGACGAGCACCGCGCCTTCGCCGGGGACGTCACGGTGCTGATCGACGGCGCGACCATCGTGCTCGGCGCGACCGCGGCCGCCGCCGTGTGGGTGGCGACCGCGTCCTAG
- a CDS encoding cystathionine beta-synthase: MKYAETIVDLVGDTPLVKLNRLTEGIAATVLVKLEYLNPGGSSKDRIASRIIDAAEKEGLLKPGGTIVEPTSGNTGVGLALVAQQRGYRCVFVLPDKVGEDKRNVLTAYGAEIVVTPTSVPPEHPDSYYSVSDRLAAEIPGAFKPNQYFNPNGPRSHYETTGPEIWRDTEGRITHLVAGVGTGGTISGTGRYLKEVSEGRVRIVGADPEGSVYSGGTGRPYLVEGVGEDFWPGAYDASVVDEVIAVSDADSFHMTRRLAREEGILVGGSSGMAVVAALRAAKDLGPDDVVVVILPDGGRGYLGKIFNDKWMRSYGFSEVPDESTVHDLIKTKRGDLPDLVHTHPAETVRDAIHIMNTYGVSQLPVLTAEPPVVMGEVAGALDETSLVDAVFSGRAQMSDTVGAHLGDPLPLIGVNEPVTAARAALATANALLVTDGGKPVAVLTRQDLLNFLSE, translated from the coding sequence GTGAAGTACGCAGAGACCATCGTCGACCTCGTCGGCGACACGCCCCTCGTCAAGCTCAACAGGCTCACCGAGGGCATCGCGGCAACAGTGCTCGTCAAGCTCGAGTATCTGAACCCCGGAGGATCGTCCAAGGACCGCATCGCGTCGCGCATCATCGACGCGGCCGAGAAGGAGGGGCTCCTCAAGCCCGGTGGCACCATCGTGGAGCCCACCAGCGGCAACACCGGCGTCGGCCTCGCGCTCGTCGCCCAGCAGCGCGGCTACCGCTGCGTCTTCGTGCTGCCGGACAAGGTCGGCGAGGACAAGCGCAACGTGCTGACCGCGTACGGCGCCGAGATCGTGGTGACCCCGACCTCCGTGCCGCCCGAGCACCCCGACTCCTATTATTCGGTGTCCGACCGGCTCGCCGCCGAGATCCCCGGCGCCTTCAAGCCCAACCAGTACTTCAACCCCAACGGCCCGCGCAGCCACTACGAGACCACCGGCCCCGAGATCTGGCGCGACACCGAGGGCCGCATCACGCATCTCGTCGCCGGCGTCGGCACCGGAGGCACCATCTCCGGCACCGGCCGCTACCTCAAGGAAGTGTCGGAGGGGCGGGTCCGCATCGTCGGCGCCGACCCCGAGGGCTCGGTCTACTCCGGCGGGACCGGCCGGCCGTACCTGGTCGAGGGCGTCGGTGAGGACTTCTGGCCCGGCGCGTACGACGCGTCCGTCGTCGACGAGGTGATCGCGGTCAGCGACGCCGACTCCTTCCACATGACGCGCAGGCTCGCGCGCGAGGAGGGGATCCTGGTCGGCGGGTCGAGCGGCATGGCCGTCGTCGCCGCCCTGCGCGCGGCGAAGGACCTCGGCCCCGACGACGTGGTGGTCGTGATCCTGCCCGACGGCGGCCGCGGCTACCTCGGCAAGATCTTCAACGACAAGTGGATGCGCTCCTACGGCTTCAGCGAGGTGCCGGACGAGTCGACGGTGCACGACCTGATCAAGACCAAGCGCGGCGATCTGCCCGACCTCGTGCACACGCACCCGGCCGAGACCGTCCGCGACGCCATCCACATCATGAACACCTACGGCGTCTCGCAGCTCCCGGTGCTGACCGCGGAGCCGCCCGTGGTGATGGGGGAGGTCGCGGGCGCCCTCGACGAGACCTCTCTCGTCGACGCCGTGTTCAGCGGTCGCGCGCAGATGAGCGACACCGTCGGCGCGCACCTCGGCGACCCGCTGCCGCTGATCGGTGTCAACGAGCCGGTCACCGCGGCGCGTGCCGCGCTGGCAACCGCGAACGCCCTGCTGGTCACCGACGGCGGCAAGCCCGTTGCGGTGCTCACCCGGCAGGACCTCCTCAACTTCCTCAGCGAGTAG